In the Streptomyces sp. 3214.6 genome, CTGGCACTGGAGCAGGTATTCGGGGCTGTGCCGGGCGACGAGCTTCTCGATGCGCCGGTTGATGTCGTCCGGCGTGCCCACCCACTCCAGGCCCCGCTCGAAGAGGGTGTCGTAGTCGGCGCCGATCGGACCGGTCTCCCCGGTGCGCCGCAGCGCCTCGGTGAACCCCATGGGGCCGAACCAGTTCTCGAAGATGAAACCGCCCCCGCGGCGCGCCCAGTAGTGCGCCTGGTCGGCGTCCCGGGACACCAGCACATCGCGCATCACGCCGACGCTCTGCCCCTTCGTCAGCGCCCCGCGGCCCGCCGCCTCGGCCTCCTCGGCGTAGAGGTCGAGCAGCCGGTCCACCACGTCGTCGTTGGTGTGCATGACGATCGGGACGATGCCCTCCCGGGCGCAGAACCGGAAGGTGTCCTCACTGAAGCTGAACGGCTGGAACACCGGCGGATACGGTTTCTGAAACGGCTTGGGGGCGATGCCCACCTCGGTGATCCGCCCCGTCTCGTCCTGACCGCGGCCGAAGCGTCGTACGGCGTCGTACGGAAACTCCAGGTCCTTCGGCGGAATGGTCCACTGTTCGCCCTCGTGCGTGAACGTCTCGTTGGTCCAGGCTTTCTTGAGGATGTCCCAGTGCTCCTCGAAGAGCCGGCGGTTTCGCCGGTCGTTCTCGGTGCTGTCCGACAGGGTGCCGCCCACCCCGTAGACCTGGCCCATGATCTCGGCCCAGCGTTTCTGGAAGCCGCGCGCGATTCCGACGAACGTGCGGCCTCTGGTCATGTGGTCCAGCATCGCCAGATCCTCGGCGAGCCGGATCGGATTGTGGAAGGGCAGCACGTTCGCCATCTGCCCGACGCGGATGTTCCTGGTCTGCATGGCCACGTACAGACCGAGCATGACCGGATTGTTGGAGACCTCGAAGCCCTCGATGTGGAAGTGGTGTTCGGTGAAGGAGACACCCCAGTAACCCATCTCGTCGGCGGCCCGCGCCTGATGAGTGAGCTGCCAGAGCATGTTCTGGTAGTTCGCCGGGTTCGTGCCCGACATGCCTGCCGTGATCTGGCTGTGGCTGCCGACGCTGGGCAGGTAGAAAAGCAGGGATTTCACAGCGTTACCTCCTCGACCCGCGATGCCGCTGGGCGGAACAGACCGTCGCACGCCGACTTTGCGAGGGGCTTGATTCACGGCATGTGCGCGGCACCCGACCACCGAAAGCGGCTCGTCCAACTGCGGGCAATCCGAGGCCCCCACACTGGCCCGGGCGGACTCCTGGCGTTCACCGCACTGCATTCCGCCCGCGACCCGTATTCGCGAGTCCGGAGGTGTGTTTTTCCATGACCGCATCCATTGACGCCCCCCATCGCGGGCGCACCACCACCGCAGAACTCGTCCGCCAGGACCGGGAGCGGATCCTGCATCCGCTGCTGCCCGAAGGGCGCGACGACAGGACGGTCCTCGTCGGCGGCGACGGCTGCCGGGTGCGCGACGCGGACGGACGGGAGTACCTGGACGCGTCGGCGGTGCTCGGGCTGATGCAGGTCGGGCACGGGCGGCGGGAGATCGCCGAGGCGGCCGCGGCCCAGATGAGCGCGCTGGACTGCTTCCACACCTGGGGGACGATCACCAACGACAAGGCGATCGAGCTGGCGGTACGGCTGACCGATCTGGCGCCGGCCGGCCTGGACCGGGTCTTCTTCACCAGCGGCGGCGCCGAGGGCAACGAGATCGCCCTGCGCATGGCGCGGTACTACCACCACCGCCGGGGCGCGTCCGAGCGCACCTGGATCCTGTCCCGGCACAGCGCCTACCACGGCATCGGCTACGGCAGCGGCAGCCTGTCCGGATCACCGCTGTACCGCGAGGGCTTCGGCCCGGTCGTCCCCGACGTGCACTTCCTGACCCCGCCCCACCCCTACCAGCGGTCGCTGTACGACGGTGCGGACCCGACCGACTTCTGCGTCCGTGAGCTGGAGGCGGCGATCGAGCGGATCGGCGCCCACCGGATCGCGGCGATGATCGGCGAGCCCGTCATGGGGGGCTACGGAGCCGTCGTCCCGCCGCCCGACTACTGGCCGCGCGTGGCCGAGGTACTGCGCCGGCACGGCATCCTGCTGATCTTCGACGAGGTGGTGACCGCCTTCGGACGGACCGGTCGCTGGTTCGGGGCGGAGCACTTCGGCGTCGTGCCGGACGTGCTGGTGACCGCCAAGGGCATCACGTCCGGCTACGTCCCGCACGGCGCCGTGCTGGTGCGCGAGGAGGTCGCCGAGGTCATCGGACAGGGCGGCGGCTTCCCCATCGGCTACACCTACACCGGGCACCCCACGGCGTGCGCGGTGGCCCTCGCCAACCTCGACATCATCGAACGGGAGTCCCTGCTCGACAACGCCACCGCGGTCGGCGGCCACCTCGCGGCCGGGCTGAGCACCCTCCTGGACCTGCCGGCCGTGGGCGACGTACGGCAGATCGGCCTGATGCTCGCGGTGCAGCTGGTGTCCGACAAGGAGACCCGGGAGGACCTGCCCGGCGGCACGCTGCGGGTGGCCGACCGGCTGCGCGAGGACGCCGGGATCGTCGTCCGCAACAATCCGCACGCGCTGATCGTCGCCCCGCCGCTGGTCATCGACCGGGCCACCGCCGACGAACTCGTCGACGGCATGCGCTCGGTCCTGGAACGCCTCGGGACGGACGGGGTCGTCCACTGACCCACCACATGACCGCATGACCGCATGACCGCATGACCGCATGACCGCATGACCGCATGACCGCATGACCGCGCGCCGTGGCACCGGCGGCCCGAGAGGGCGGCACCGGCGCCACGGCGCGCGGTCATGTGCCCGCGACACGCCCGGTGACGTGCTCAGTTGCCGGTCATGGCCAGCATCTCCAGCCGGTAGCGCTCGCCGTGGACCGGTGTGCCGGCGATCACCGCGTCCACGGCGGCCAGTTCCGCCGGACCCAGCGGCAGAGCGGCCGCTACGACGTTGTCCGCGAGATGCGCCGGATCGCAGGTGCCGGGGACGGGGACGACATCGGGGCCGCGGTGCTGCACCCAGGCCAGGGCGAGTTGCGCAACGCTCACCCCCAACCCCTCGGCGACGGCGCCCAGCCGCCGCACCAGCGCCAGATTGCGCCCGAGGTTCGCGGCGGCGAAGCGCGGCTGGGCGCGCCGGAAGTCGTCGGCCGCCAGGTCGTCCGTTGAACGGATCGTCCCGGTGAGGAAACCGCGGCCCAGGGGGGCGTAGGCGACCAACCCGATCCCCAGCTCCCGGCAGGCCGGCACCACCTCGTCCTCGATGCCCCGCGACCACAGGCTCCACTCGCTCTGCACGGCGCTGACCGGACACACGGCGTCGGCACGCCGCACCGTGGCGGCCGAGGGCTCCGACAGACCGAAGTGGCGGACCTTGCCCTCCCGCACCAACTCGGCGACCGCCCCGGCCGTCTCCTCGACCGGCACCGACGGATCGATCCAGTGCTGGTAGTACAGGTCGATGCGGTCCGTGCGCAGCCGCCGCAAGGAGTCCTCGCAGGCCCTGCGGACGTACTCGGGCCGGCCACACAGCCCCAAAAACGCCCCGTCGGGCGACCGCAGCATGCCGAACTTCGTCGCGATCACCACCTCGTCACGCCGGTCCGCCAGCACCGCGCCCAGCAACTCCTCGCCCGCGCCGACGCCCTGGACGTCGGCCGTGTCGAACAGCGTCACCCCCGCGTCGAGCGCCGCCCGCAGCGTCCGGACGGCCGCCGCCCGATCCGGCCGCCCGTAGAAGGCAGTGGTGGGCAGGCAGCCGAACCCCTGGCAGCTCACCCGAAGGTCGCGCAGCTCACGCGACGGCAGAACGGACGTGGCACACATGGGCGGCCTCCTGGTACGTCGATGCCCGCGGGGGGTTCCCCTGAGCGGAGATGACAGCGGCCCGCGGTGGCGTCGCGCTGGACGGTCCACCGACCGCGGACCCCCCACATCCCTGCCCACCGGTGGCAAGCCGGAGATCAACCGGCCCGCAAGAGCCCTCGTCGACAGTGGTCGGCGACCCCTTCCCCCCAAGGAATCGAGGCTCACCGTGGCGAAGACAACGAAGTCGCAGACGGCAGTGAAGGCGACGAAGACCACCGCCGAGGTCATGCTGAAGCGGCTGCACGACTACGGCGTCGACCACGTCTTCGGCGTCGTCGGACGCGAGGCCGAGGCCATCCTCTTCGACGAGGTGGACGGCCTGGACTTCGTCCTCACCCGGCACGAGTTCACCGCCGGGGTGATGGCCGACGTGCTCGCCCGGCTCACCAACCGCCCCCAGGCCTGCTTCGCGACGCTCGGCCCCGGCATGACCAACCTGTCCACGGGCGTCGCCACCTCGGCGCTGGACCGCAGTTCGGTCATCGCGCTGGCCGCCCAGTCCGAGTCGTACGACTGCTTCCCCAACGTCACCCACCAGTGCGTCGACAGCGTCGCCGTCATGGCCCCGATGACGAAGTTCAGCGCCCAGCTCGAGCGCGGCGCGGACATCGTCTCCCTCGTCGACTCCGCCGTCCTCAACAGCACCACGGAACCCGTCGGGCCGAGCTTCATCAGCCTGCCCGTGGACCTGCTCGGCGCGGACGTCGACGGCGACCTGGGCGACTCGCCCCACATCGACGCCGGCAAGAAGGTGCTGATCGACCCCTCCTGGCAGGACAGCGTCCCGCGGATCGCCCGTCTGCTCGCCGAGGCCGAGCACCCGGTGCTGATCGTCGGCAGCGCCCTGATCCGCGCCGGCGCGGTCGACGCCCTGCGCGCGTTCGCCGAGCGGCTGCGCATCCCCGTCGTCACCACCTACACCGCCAAGGGCGTGCTGCCCCACGAGCACCCCCTCAACTACGGCGCCGTCAGCGGCTACATGGACGGCATCCTGGACTTCCCCGCCCTGGACCACATCTTCGGCCCCGCCGACCTCGTCATCGCCCTCGGCTACGACTACGCCGAGGACCTGCGCCCCTCCATGTGGACGCGCGGCAAGGACAAGACCGTCGTGCGCGTCTCCCCCTCCGTCAACCCCATCCCGGGCGTCTTCCGCCCCGACCTCGACGTGGTCGTCGACCCCGGGTTCCTCATCGAGGCCCTCGACAAGGCCACCGCCGGCGCCGGCGCCAAGACCCCGCACGACATCGAGCCGCTGCGCGCCAGGATCGCCGAGTTCCTCGCCGACGCGGAGCACTACGAGGACGGCATGCGGGTGCACCAGGTCATCGACTGCATGAACGCCGTCCTCGACAACGGGACGTTCGTCAGCGACATCGGCTTCTTCCGCCACTACGGAGTCCTGTTCGCCAAGGCCGACCAGCCCTACGGCTTCCTCACCTCCGCCGGCTGCAGCAGCTTCGGCTACGGTCTGCCCGCCGCGATGGCCGCCCAGATCGCCCGCCCCGACCAGCCCGTCTTCCTCATCGCGGGCGACGGCGGCTTCCACTCCAACAGCGCCGACCTGGAAACCGCGGTACGCCTCAACCTGCCGCTGGTCATGGTCGTGGTCAACAACGACCGCAACGGCCTCATCGAGCTGTACCAGAACAAGGGCCACAGCCGCTCGCACGCCCCGGCCGTGCGCTTCCAGAGCGTCGACTTCGTGCAGCTCGCCGAGGCCAACGGCTGCGACGCGGTGCGCGCCACCGACCGCGCCTCGCTGCTGGAGGCGCTGCGCAAGGGCGCCGAGCTGGGCCGGCCGTTCCTGATCGAGGTGCCGGTGGCCTACGACTTCCAGTCCGGCGGCTTCGACGCCCTCGACATCTGACCGCCATGCTGGGACCGAATCTCGTCTCGGGCTTCAGTGTCCGCGTCTCATGGGCGTCCGGCCCCGCGACGCCCACGGCACCGCAGTTCGCGACCCAGGGACACCACATACCTGTCGAGGCGGCGTACGCGGGGCGCATGCTGCGCGGCACGGCCGTCTGCCTCGGAACGCCGGCCGCCCTCGCCAGGGACGGCGCCACTCATCTGCTGCTGGGAGGTGAGATCTACAACCGGGAGGCGATCGCCGGGGCCGTCGGCAACGCCTTCCTGACCCACGGCAGCGACGCCGAACTCGTCCTGGCGGCCTGGCTGCACTGGGGCATCAGCGCCTTCCGGATCCTCAACGGCCGCTTCGCCGCGGTGATCCTCGACAGCGGCGGCCGAATCGTCCTCGCCACCGACCACGCCGGCTCCTTCCCGCTGTGGGTACGGGCGGACGAATACGGAGTCGACGTCTCCAGCGAGGCCAAGACCCTCGCCCGCGGCAAGAGCCTCGCCGTGGACGTGCCCGGGGCCCAGCTGATCCCGCGCGGCGCGGGCGTGCACCGGGTGCCCGCCGGCACCGCGCTGATCCTGGAGACCGTCCAGGGCGAGGTCCGTACCTCCTCCGTGGTGCGGACCTGGGCCCCGCCGCTGTCCCGGACGGCACCCGCCCCGGACGCCGCCGTGGCCAAAGTCCGCGAGCTGCTCGGCGAGGCCGTCCGCACCCGGCTGCGCGACGAAAGCGAGCCGACCGTGGTGCTGTCGGGAGGCATCGACTCCAGCGGGGTGGCCGCCCACGCGGTGGCGCACAGCGCACTCGTGCACACCGTGTCCATGGGCACCGACGTCTCCGACGAGTTCGAGGCCGCCGCGGCCGTGGCCGGCCACCTCGGCACCGACCACCAGGAGATCTCAGTCGACAGCGCGGACCTGGTGCGCGAACTGCCCTGGGCGGTCTGGGCGGCCGAGATCACCGACCACACCATCCTGGAGTACCTCCTTCCGCTGGTCGCCCTGTACCGGCGGCTGCCCCCCGGCCCCCGCCGGATCCTCACGGGCTACGGGGCCGACATCCCGCTCGGCGGCATGCACCGGCGCACCGAACGGCTGGACTTCCTGGACGCCGTCATCGCCCATGACATGGCCACCTTCGACGGGCTGAACGAGATGTCCCCCGTGGTGTCCGGGGTGGCGGGGATCTGGTCGACCCACCCCTACTGGGACCGGGATGTGCTCGACTGCCTCGTCACGCTCGACGCCGGGCTCAAACGCCGCTACGGCAGGGACAAGTGGGTCCTGCGGGAGTCGCTCACGGGCATGCTCCCGGACGCGACGCTGGCCCGGCCCAAACTCGGCATCCACGAGGGATCCGGTACCACCAGCGCCTGGACCGCGGAACTCCTCGGACGGGGCGTGCCCGAGGAGAAGGTCGAGGAGGCCAAGGCGGCGATGGCCCGCCGCATGCACGAGCTGATAGTGCTCGGTGGCGAACGGCCCGAGGACGTCTCCTTCGACGAGGTCCTGCTCTCCACCGAATCCGCACTGCGTCTGGAAAGGCGAACGGTGACATGAGCGACAGCACCGAGTTCGGCCTGCCCGAGGACCCGCAGCGGCCACGGGCCCAGGTACGCTCCGGCGTCTCACCCCGCTATGCGCAACTGGCCACGTTCATGCGGCTGCGCCACGACCCCGCCCCCGTCGGCCGGGACGTGGTGGTCGTCGGCGCCCCCTACGACGGCGGCACCAGCTACCGGCCGGGGGCACGCTTCGCCCCCCGGGCCATCCGGCACGAGTCGTGCCTCATCCACGGCACGGGCATCGACCGCGGCCCGAACGTCTTCGAGCTCATCGACGTCGTGGACGGCGGCGACATCGACCTCAGTCCGTTCTCCATGGACCTCGCCATGGAGACCGCCACCGAGGCGCTCACCTCCCTGCTGGCCGACAACGCCGCCTTCCTGATGCTCGGCGGCGACCACTCCCTGTCGCTGGCGGCCCTGCGGGCGGTACGGCGCAAGCACGGCAAGGTCGCCGTACTGCACCTGGACGCGCACAGCGACACCAACCCGCCCGTGTACGGCGGCACCTACCACCACGGCACCCCGTTCCGCTGGGCCATCGAGGAAGGCCTGATCGAGCCGGGACACATGGTGCAGCTCGGCATCCGGGGCCACAACCCGAGGCCGGACTCGCTGGACTACGCCCGCGGCCACGGCGTACGCGTCATCACCGCCCAGGAGTGCGCGGACCGGCCGCTCGCGGACGTCGCCGGCGAGATCCGCGACGTCGTGGGCGGCCTGCCGCTGTACGTGTCGGTCGACATCGACGTCGTCGACCCCGCCCACGCCCCCGGCACCGGCACCCCCGCCCCCGGCGGACTGTCCTCACGGGAGGTGCTGTCACTGCTCTCCCTCGTCGGCGACCTCAACCCGGTCGGCTTCGAC is a window encoding:
- a CDS encoding aldo/keto reductase, with product MCATSVLPSRELRDLRVSCQGFGCLPTTAFYGRPDRAAAVRTLRAALDAGVTLFDTADVQGVGAGEELLGAVLADRRDEVVIATKFGMLRSPDGAFLGLCGRPEYVRRACEDSLRRLRTDRIDLYYQHWIDPSVPVEETAGAVAELVREGKVRHFGLSEPSAATVRRADAVCPVSAVQSEWSLWSRGIEDEVVPACRELGIGLVAYAPLGRGFLTGTIRSTDDLAADDFRRAQPRFAAANLGRNLALVRRLGAVAEGLGVSVAQLALAWVQHRGPDVVPVPGTCDPAHLADNVVAAALPLGPAELAAVDAVIAGTPVHGERYRLEMLAMTGN
- a CDS encoding LLM class flavin-dependent oxidoreductase — protein: MKSLLFYLPSVGSHSQITAGMSGTNPANYQNMLWQLTHQARAADEMGYWGVSFTEHHFHIEGFEVSNNPVMLGLYVAMQTRNIRVGQMANVLPFHNPIRLAEDLAMLDHMTRGRTFVGIARGFQKRWAEIMGQVYGVGGTLSDSTENDRRNRRLFEEHWDILKKAWTNETFTHEGEQWTIPPKDLEFPYDAVRRFGRGQDETGRITEVGIAPKPFQKPYPPVFQPFSFSEDTFRFCAREGIVPIVMHTNDDVVDRLLDLYAEEAEAAGRGALTKGQSVGVMRDVLVSRDADQAHYWARRGGGFIFENWFGPMGFTEALRRTGETGPIGADYDTLFERGLEWVGTPDDINRRIEKLVARHSPEYLLQCQYSGLIPHEMQMRSLELWATEIAPNWL
- a CDS encoding asparagine synthase-related protein; the protein is MLGPNLVSGFSVRVSWASGPATPTAPQFATQGHHIPVEAAYAGRMLRGTAVCLGTPAALARDGATHLLLGGEIYNREAIAGAVGNAFLTHGSDAELVLAAWLHWGISAFRILNGRFAAVILDSGGRIVLATDHAGSFPLWVRADEYGVDVSSEAKTLARGKSLAVDVPGAQLIPRGAGVHRVPAGTALILETVQGEVRTSSVVRTWAPPLSRTAPAPDAAVAKVRELLGEAVRTRLRDESEPTVVLSGGIDSSGVAAHAVAHSALVHTVSMGTDVSDEFEAAAAVAGHLGTDHQEISVDSADLVRELPWAVWAAEITDHTILEYLLPLVALYRRLPPGPRRILTGYGADIPLGGMHRRTERLDFLDAVIAHDMATFDGLNEMSPVVSGVAGIWSTHPYWDRDVLDCLVTLDAGLKRRYGRDKWVLRESLTGMLPDATLARPKLGIHEGSGTTSAWTAELLGRGVPEEKVEEAKAAMARRMHELIVLGGERPEDVSFDEVLLSTESALRLERRTVT
- a CDS encoding thiamine pyrophosphate-binding protein, with translation MLKRLHDYGVDHVFGVVGREAEAILFDEVDGLDFVLTRHEFTAGVMADVLARLTNRPQACFATLGPGMTNLSTGVATSALDRSSVIALAAQSESYDCFPNVTHQCVDSVAVMAPMTKFSAQLERGADIVSLVDSAVLNSTTEPVGPSFISLPVDLLGADVDGDLGDSPHIDAGKKVLIDPSWQDSVPRIARLLAEAEHPVLIVGSALIRAGAVDALRAFAERLRIPVVTTYTAKGVLPHEHPLNYGAVSGYMDGILDFPALDHIFGPADLVIALGYDYAEDLRPSMWTRGKDKTVVRVSPSVNPIPGVFRPDLDVVVDPGFLIEALDKATAGAGAKTPHDIEPLRARIAEFLADAEHYEDGMRVHQVIDCMNAVLDNGTFVSDIGFFRHYGVLFAKADQPYGFLTSAGCSSFGYGLPAAMAAQIARPDQPVFLIAGDGGFHSNSADLETAVRLNLPLVMVVVNNDRNGLIELYQNKGHSRSHAPAVRFQSVDFVQLAEANGCDAVRATDRASLLEALRKGAELGRPFLIEVPVAYDFQSGGFDALDI
- a CDS encoding aminotransferase family protein gives rise to the protein MTASIDAPHRGRTTTAELVRQDRERILHPLLPEGRDDRTVLVGGDGCRVRDADGREYLDASAVLGLMQVGHGRREIAEAAAAQMSALDCFHTWGTITNDKAIELAVRLTDLAPAGLDRVFFTSGGAEGNEIALRMARYYHHRRGASERTWILSRHSAYHGIGYGSGSLSGSPLYREGFGPVVPDVHFLTPPHPYQRSLYDGADPTDFCVRELEAAIERIGAHRIAAMIGEPVMGGYGAVVPPPDYWPRVAEVLRRHGILLIFDEVVTAFGRTGRWFGAEHFGVVPDVLVTAKGITSGYVPHGAVLVREEVAEVIGQGGGFPIGYTYTGHPTACAVALANLDIIERESLLDNATAVGGHLAAGLSTLLDLPAVGDVRQIGLMLAVQLVSDKETREDLPGGTLRVADRLREDAGIVVRNNPHALIVAPPLVIDRATADELVDGMRSVLERLGTDGVVH